From the Drechmeria coniospora strain ARSEF 6962 chromosome 02, whole genome shotgun sequence genome, the window TCCACCACCAAGCTCGATAACGGAAGAATATCCGTCAGGAATACCATACTAATCACCATCCACatccgccgacggtgccaaCGGCCATGGGCATCATCACCCTCCTTACCCTCGCCCTTTTCGCCCTGCGTGTTTGCTGCGAGGAGGGCCACCATTACGTCAgcctcgaggaggccatcgagcAAGAGATTCAAATCTTCAAGGTGAAGAACGAACTTTACCTTAAAAGGCTGTATCTCTCTGCCGAATCAATACCGTCCAACGACGTCGCCCTGGCGAGAGAATCGACCTGCTGGCGCAACTGGGGGTTGACCTGCCAGGACACGGTATTCATCCGACGCCAGCAGCTGATCAACATTTCGGCCGTCGAGTTCGGCGCGATACGACATGAGGATCAAGCGTTGACGACCGGCCAGCAATTAAACGATCTCTTCAAAATCCACGCCTCCAAGGTCACGACGaagaagtcgacggcggtgctCCGGTCGTTGACCAAGGGCTGGAATGCCGGCTTCAGGATAGTAAACAGCCTGGCACCTGgcccctcggcctcgataTCCGCCGAAGGGTCGTATGACTACTATGAGGAGTCGACTGATGCCAACACGGTAACCAACGAGGCCGTTTTCGAGCACTCTTGCCTGCAAGGCTATCACTGCACCATCCAGACCGTGTCGTTCTATGCCAAGGTGCGGGGCGTCTGCCGGGTCAAGCCGTTCACAAGATGCAACAGTGGCGAGCAGGATGCATGCTACGGCTTCCGGAAGGTGCTTGCGAAGGATGCGTCGTGTGCCGCTCGCACCGGTAAGACGAATTTTAGGTCGCTCTGGGGGTCGCAAGCACGCGAGCCGCTGAAGGTCGACAAGAACAATAACACCGTTGAGGTGTTTGAATGGAACGACTGCCAACAGTGTGATCAGTTTCTCGACTTCTCCGCCAAGCATTGCGGAGGCAGGGAAACGTACCAAGAAGAGGAGTGCGAGGTTATAATGCCAGTACGCAAAGCGGACGGATCGCCACACACCCATGTTGTTTTTACTAGCATCCCTCGCGACGAGTACCTCAAGAAGTATGCTGAGAAATATCCGAAAAAGGGGAAGCTgacgccggagccggagccgaagACGAAGGACATCGGGCCGTACGAGGGGAAGAAGGAGCCAGGGCCGGAGGACGGGAAGAGGAAGCGGGAGGTCAAAGTGTGGGCCAAGGGAGGAAAGGGACCACAGAGGCTATATTACGTCGAGGTTCTTAAGAGAGACTGAGGCGATGATCGCTTGAGCCCGGGGAAGGCCCGGTGAGAATGCGTCGAATATCAAAGTATGCATAAATGGTGTCGTTCGTATAGCCTGTACATGTCTGCTTTAGCAAGCCGAAACTCCGAGTAAAATTTACCGTCGTCGCAGCCCTCTTCTGGCTTGAAAAAAGCCTTTGGTTGACTCGGCTTTGCGCTTCGCTGCTTAAACCGtcgtgctgctgctccgACCGGTCGTCGCAAGCCAGGCAATCCGAACACACGGATGAGCCAGAGCGTAAGCATGTGATTACCGAGAGAGGCGGTAGATGTGTCAGCCTCCTTCGAACGTCGGGGCCAAGCTACTCGTCTAAATCTGCTTTCTGCGTCGGAACGAGTAGTATTTGTTGATTCACTCCCCTTACCTTCCCCTTATCTTTGCTTCAGGAAGAGGCTAGACGAGCTGTACGGCTTGCTTACAAGCGATCGCATCGCCACCCTCCAAGCCGAGTACGTACTCCAGCCTATCCATTTGATCTGCATTCCAAGGAGACAGAAAGCTTTGCTGAAACGCGGCGGGGCCACGTCGAGGCTGTCGTCaagggcggcggtggcgacgtcgacgagcgatCGGCCGTCATCATGCATGGCCAGATGGCTGTCGGTTGGCGAGGGAAAGCATTGATCGCGCACAAAGGGTGGCTTGAGAGATCATGTGTGACTTGGGACGAGCATACATCCACGGAGAGAGGGAAGGGTACCAAGGGGATGGACGGGATGGTTGGACGTGCAGGGATGTGAGATGTGGAAAAGTGAGACGCGACACGACCATGAAAtctccctcctccttctcgatCGAACTATTCGAACCAAACTTCTCATGTAAATAGGGTCGAGGGGTCGGTTCAGATCGACGGCGTTCCGTCGCCCTCGATCCTGCGCCAACCTCCTCATCgacccatccatccgccatcgacgacaagcGTATGTCCACTCACATATCCGCTGGCTCGACTAGCAAGATAGACAACAGTCCCCTTGAAGTCATCGGGGACCCCCCAACGGCCCGCGGGGATACGGGCACGGATACTCGCCTCCcgcgccgcgtcggcgagcagggcgGTATTCATATCCGTATCCACGTAGCCAGGGGCCACGGCGTTCACGGTAACGCCGCGCGACGCCCACTCGTTTGAAAATGCCTTGGTGAGCTGGCCAACAGCTCCCTTGGAGGCCGCGTACGCCGGTACTGTCAGCCCGCCCTGGAAGGTCAGCAGGGAGGCGACATGGATGACGCTGCCGCAGCGGCCCGTCGTGGGTGATGGTGCCAGCGAGAGCATGTGCGCTCCGAGGTCGCGCGTGAGGGTGAAAACGGCGTGGAGGTTGACTTGCATCACCTGCCCGTCGGACGACTTGTCAGCcttcgaggacggcgccaCGAGCGGCGTACAGGATGGCTGTGAAGCCATCGGTCGCCTCTCCCTTCTCGCTATCCGGCCGCAACTCATCGAACTGCAGAGgagcgccgaggccgaggggagACGCACCTCATCAAAGTCATGATCGGGAAACTCCTCGCACTTATGCCGACGTTGAATGCCGGCACATGTCAGAAGGATGCGCACTTCATGGCCATCAGCCAAGATGGTCGACGTCAACCCGGCCACCTGCTCCGGAAGCGCCAGGTCGGCCTTGTACACGAACGCGTTGCGCCCAAGTGCCTCGATGGCGCACTTTGTAGTCGTTTCTGTGATATCTCGCTGTCACCAACAACGGAGAAGGGAGAATTCCAGGGTCAGCTAAGTAGGGAAGAAGAGGGCCATGTTGCCCTCGGGGGTTGCCGCCgtcaggggggggggggagcaaCCTGGACAAGGATGATGTCGGCTCCCGCTTCGGCAAGACCCAAGGCCATTGCCTGGCCAATGCCGCGTGTACCACCGGTAACGACGGCAGTCTGGCCCTGTAGGGAGAAGAGGGGGGATGCCATGTTTCCTGCCATCCCGTTTAAACCGTTTAAATCACTCTTGACTGATTGTTTGCTGGAACATGGAAAGGGGGAAAGGGGGGAAGagtggagggggggggtatGCCGACAGTCCCCTCGTGAAACGAAGGGTCGAGACTGAGAGATTTACTGTAGAGGCACGGAATAATCGATCGACAATTTGCTCATGCCGGCGGCTGCAGTGATCCAAGGCCCCTGTCGACAGCAATCGCCGAATCTGGAATGGCCGCCGGGGAGCCGTGTCCGCGGCCAGTCGGAAACGAGGTCGGAGCCACAACGAAACGTGCCCTGTTTGATGCACATTCATTATTCACACAGAAGAAAGTGGCAGCAAGCAGTGCCTGACCGCTCACACCCACCGACCGGCAGGCCTGTTCGTCATGATAATCATATATGTGCATCAGTCGTGAAGTGTCGTGAGCGCTCCGCTGTCCATGCTACTGCGCATTGTAAGAGTTTCGTCGGCAGCCTGACAGATCGAGCACTGCCATTGCCATCTAAACGCCATGATTGATTTTGTATTGATTTTTCCTTCACTGCGCGCAGCGCTGGTTGCCGTATCCCTTCGTCGGAGAACAGCCACTCTCCCGCATCGGCATGTTCACGAGGCCACCAAACTCAGGCATGAAGCTtggcctccatctcggccaggaTGCCAGCCGCCATCGCTGCCGCCGGGTGGCTCCCTCTCATTTCGTCCAGGAGCATGCGGGCAAACTTGGACGGCATCACGCCCTCCAGCATCGTCGGATCGGCCGCGACGCATGGCGCTTTGGCCGGATCCTCGCTCGgctccgcctcggcgtcggagtCCAGGAGGGTCATCGGGCGACAAATGGGACGAATCGGCGAGCCGCCGTTGCCTTCGACGAGGCTCACGTGCCCCGAGGCGCAGACAAAGAGCGGTAGGAAGACCGAGACTCGGCGAAGGGTAAAGAGACGGCGGTACGACTGGGCCAGAACGAGGGTCGAGTGCGCCGCCTGCAGACAGATCACCCGTGGCTCgatgtcgccgtcgctgaGGCTCATGTTGGCAAAGGGTCGGAAGAGACAGAGCAGGCAGAACTGATAGTACATGCTGGC encodes:
- a CDS encoding 2-deoxy-D-gluconate 3-dehydrogenase: MASPLFSLQGQTAVVTGGTRGIGQAMALGLAEAGADIILVQRDITETTTKCAIEALGRNAFVYKADLALPEQVAGLTSTILADGHEVRILLTCAGIQRRHKCEEFPDHDFDEVRLPSASALLCSSMSCGRIARRERRPMASQPSCTPLVAPSSKADKSSDGQVMQVNLHAVFTLTRDLGAHMLSLAPSPTTGRCGSVIHVASLLTFQGGLTVPAYAASKGAVGQLTKAFSNEWASRGVTVNAVAPGYVDTDMNTALLADAAREASIRARIPAGRWGVPDDFKGTVVYLASRASGYVSGHTLVVDGGWMGR